One window of the Cydia fagiglandana chromosome 22, ilCydFagi1.1, whole genome shotgun sequence genome contains the following:
- the LOC134675503 gene encoding uncharacterized protein LOC134675503, whose translation MAPPATMTPLATMTPPPRALAPLELAATMAPLASHQYLPSLAAAASSTGASRAGRHVGASRLTHRRLPSRRWWPPRRSRPPHATAPLERAATMDPRLTHQRLPNQWRGRPDSAARPHAPVPPEPAATLAPLASRTGASRAAADAMMAQTITSMLSTDAATTTMSSLAMAPMFSSQEYHRELTCRRCCPPSCTGRHSISLVLSTWSH comes from the coding sequence atggcgccgcccgccacgatgacGCCGCTCGCCACGATGACACCACCGCCTcgcgcactggcgcctctcgagctggccgccacgatggcgcctctcgcctcacaccAGTACCTCCCGAGCCTGGCGGCGGCCGCCTCAagcaccggtgcctcccgagctggccgccacgttggcgcctctcgcctcacgcaccggcgcctcccgagtcGGCGGTGGTGGCCGCCACGACGGAGCCGCCCACCTCACGCGACAGCGCCTCTAGAACGGGCCGCCACGATGGatcctcgcctcacgcaccagcgcctcccgaaccagtggcgggGCCGCCCTGATAGCGCCGCCCGGCCTCAcgcaccggtgcctcccgagccAGCCGCCACGCTGGCGCCtctagcttcacgcaccggcgcctcccgagcggcggcggatGCAATGATGGCACAGACAATCACGTcgatgctgtccaccgatgctgcaaccacgacgatgtcgtcccttgcaATGGCGCCCATGTTCTCTTCGCAAGAATACCACCGCGAACTTACCTGCCGCCGATGCTGCCCACCAAGCTGCACTGGccgccacagtatcagtttggtcctgtccacatggtcccattga